The proteins below come from a single Papaver somniferum cultivar HN1 chromosome 11, ASM357369v1, whole genome shotgun sequence genomic window:
- the LOC113325021 gene encoding uncharacterized protein LOC113325021, which translates to MKLVNEGGMRITGFGVVVRDSNCQVLGALTGGIGVASNYLAESYGVMCALELAVQWDMLKIIVVSDSKTVLAEFAQGKVPWFLKGRWSIATRKLNLIRYQHCYREVNFSADNMAKKGASFAAGVRQIHLGRPQCLPRVEMPMFEYYRFG; encoded by the exons ATGAAATTAGTAAATGAGGGTGGGATGAGAATTACAG GATTTGGGGTTGTTGTTAGAGATTCAAATTGTCAGGTGTTAGGTGCTCTCACTGGAGGTATTGGAGTTGCTTCTAATTATCTTGCAGAATCTTATGGTGTTATGTGTGCATTGGAGCTGGCTGTTCAATGGGATATGCTGAAGATTATTGTTGTATCAGATTCCAAAACTGTTCTGGCAGAATTTGCTCAGGGGAAAGTTCCATGGTTTCTTAAGGGAAGATGGAGTATTGCTACAAGGAAGCTAAATCTAATAAGGTATCAACATTGTTACAGGGAAGTCAATTTTTCTGCAGATAATATGGCAAAGAAAGGAGCATCTTTCGCAGCTGGTGTTAGACAAATTCATCTTGGAAGACCTCAGTGTTTACCAAGAGTTGAAATGCCAATGTTTGAGTATTATAGATTTGGATGA
- the LOC113325022 gene encoding pentatricopeptide repeat-containing protein At5g39710-like — protein sequence MINGLCLDGGLKEAVKLFDSMVDRGLEPNEITYNVLIDGHCRNRKLGEAVQLFKKMKRNGLKPAIVDILLRELYRDGRMKTAQRFGNEMQTSGQSPDEVTYTTMMDGFCRNGKIKNPWRLQESQIVITCTASILIHGLCQASQLEDARKVAFCRLLLCRIPCIYSMESTIRKIAAFKEV from the coding sequence ATGATCAACGGTCTATGTTTGGATGGTGGGTTGAAAGAAGCTGTTAAATTGTTTGACTCCATGGTGGATAGAGGCCTTGAGCCAAATGAAATCACCTACAATGTGTTAATCGATGGGCATTGCAGGAATCGTAAGCTGGGTGAAGCTGTGCAGCTATTCAAGAAAATGAAACGAAATGGATTGAAACCCGCAATAGTTGATATTCTGTTAAGGGAACTATACCGGgatggaagaatgaagactgcacagaggtttGGTAATGAGATGCAAACTTCTGGTCAATCTCCAGATGAAGTGACATACACTACCATGATGGACGGTTTCTGCAGGAATGGAAAAATAAAGAATCCATGGAGGTTACAGGAATCTCAGATAGTAATTACATGTACAGCTAGCATTCTTATTCATGGTTTGTGTCAAGCTTCCCAGTTGGAAGATGCGAGAAAGGTTGCTTTCTGTCGTTTGCTTTTGTGCAGGATACCTTGTATTTACAGCATGGAAAGCACTATCCGAAAGATTGCCGCATTCAAGGAAGTGTAG